TTAACACCATTTTTGTTATCTTTGCAGCACCATTTTTGTTATCTTTAACACCATTTTTGTTATCTTTAACACCATTTTTGTTATCTTTAACACCATTTTTGTTATCTTTAACAGCCATAAACCCTTAAGTATCAAGGGTTTATGGCTCCCGAAAACAATTAAAACATATAAAACAATTAAAATATATATATGTAAAACAATAAAACAAACTGTGTGCTCCTTTTAAATTAATTTCTTTTTAAACTAACCTATATAAATTAAATTTCATTCAAAACCCACAAAAAAACGAAAGGTTTTGATTTTTTATAAAATATCTAAGGTACTTCAAAACCATAGATAAAATTTAACAAGATTATTTTTGTTTAATAGTGTGTAGAAGGATTTATTTTACTGCCTATAGAATGAAATAAAAAAGAAATGAAGAAAACAACGTTAGAAGAAAGGAAGGTGCTTTTTTTGGCCATTACTATAACAATGGGAATTCAAAAAGGTGGTTGTGGTAAATCAACAACAACTGGGATATTATCTTATTTATTACAAGAAGATGGATATCGTGTATTAGCCATAGATATGGACTCACAGGGTAATTTAACTGAGCTGTTATCTAGAAGAGCGTCGAATGAATTTGTAGATAAATCAATATTGGAAGCTCTTCAACAAAATAATATTAAAAGATATATAGTTCCGATTAGTGAAAACCTTAATTTACTGCCAGCCAACAACTTTTTAGCTACGTTTTCTCGCTGGCTTTATACTAAGCAAACGTATAAAGGTCAGATAGCACAATTTAATAGTAATCCTAGCTTGATATTAGATACAATCTTGGATCAAATTCGAGATGATTATGATTTTATTGTTATTGACACACCACCTGCATTAAGTGAAGAAACTATGAACTCTTTATGTGCAAGTGAATATGTTGTGGTGTTATTTGAAAGTTCAAACTGGTGCTATTCTGCTATTCATAATTTTATGGATTCTGTCATTAGTGCAAATAATTTTG
The sequence above is drawn from the Bacillus tuaregi genome and encodes:
- a CDS encoding ParA family protein, coding for MAITITMGIQKGGCGKSTTTGILSYLLQEDGYRVLAIDMDSQGNLTELLSRRASNEFVDKSILEALQQNNIKRYIVPISENLNLLPANNFLATFSRWLYTKQTYKGQIAQFNSNPSLILDTILDQIRDDYDFIVIDTPPALSEETMNSLCASEYVVVLFESSNWCYSAIHNFMDSVISANNFGRRNTKVIGILRTLNDMRRNDAKAFNEIIEEDYPEDVFKTIITRKAPIGRLSLYGFKDNPELKQALETYRSFYKELMERVKGE